The genomic interval TGCCCTCCAGGGTCCGCGCCCTCGTCACCGCCAAGGGCGTCTCAACCTCGACATCGGTCAGGGGGAGGTTACGGGTGATCTCGTAGACCATCAGCCCGGCGATCTCCTGCAGCAGCTCGCGGAACTCCTTGACGCTGGTGTCCCTGCTTCGGATGATGCCCACCTTGTGCTGGACAAGGGGGTGATTGAACACGACCACGCGGCCGCCGGAGGAGAGCCCGGTGCAGAAGTCCGCGACCTCTCCCGCAGCGATCTTGTTGATGCGCGCGAGGTGACGCCCTCCCTCGAATGGGGTCTCCAGCCACGCGTCCAGAATGGCGAAGGCCTGCTTGGGTTCCAGGACCCTCCCCCCCAGGGTAAGCACGTTGAGGTTGTTGTGGGCCCTCGCCATGCGCGCGCTCTCGACGTCGTTGCAGGCCGCGGCCCGTATGCCCTTTATCTTGTTCGCCGCTATGGCCATGCCGATCCCCGTCCCACAGAAAAGCACCCCGCAGTCGGCCTTTCCCTCCGAGACGGCCCTGGCCGTATCGAACGCAATATCGGGATAGTCCACCCGCTCCTCCGAATAGGTCCCGAAGTCCTGCAGCCGGACCTCCGGGCGCAGCACAAGGTGGTCCATCGCCATGAGCTTCAGGACGTAGCCGGCATGGTCGCATCCAACGGCAATTTTCATTCCCCAACACCTCCATTGATATCCTAACAATGATAACACTACCCCAAACCGCGGGGAGCGTCAAACCCGCAATTTATGTTCGCGTGAGTTTGTGTTCGCGTAAGTTTGTGTTCGAGTAAGAGGGAAGCGTCGAGCCATATATTGCTCCCCAGAAGCAAGATAGAGCATTTGGAGAAGAAACGAATACAATAGAGAGATGAGTCGATATAATTGGCCTGGATGTTACGGGTACCTGGATTATCGCCTCCGCCGATTTCTGCTGCGTTCCCCCAAAAACGACTCCGGCGGCAGGTCCCCGCCCGTTGCGTAGATCAGATGGGACCGAGCCGCGGCGATATCGTAAA from uncultured Fretibacterium sp. carries:
- the upp gene encoding uracil phosphoribosyltransferase, with protein sequence MKIAVGCDHAGYVLKLMAMDHLVLRPEVRLQDFGTYSEERVDYPDIAFDTARAVSEGKADCGVLFCGTGIGMAIAANKIKGIRAAACNDVESARMARAHNNLNVLTLGGRVLEPKQAFAILDAWLETPFEGGRHLARINKIAAGEVADFCTGLSSGGRVVVFNHPLVQHKVGIIRSRDTSVKEFRELLQEIAGLMVYEITRNLPLTDVEVETPLAVTRARTLEGKKLAIVPVLRAGLGMVDGILQLVPNAKVGHIGLYRDPETLNPVEYYCKLPQDIEEREIFVLDPMLATGGSAAAAISLVKQRGGQKVSLVCLIAAPEGIERVHREHPEADIFIAALDSHLNDHGYIVPGLGDAGDRLYGTK